Proteins from a genomic interval of Crassostrea angulata isolate pt1a10 chromosome 7, ASM2561291v2, whole genome shotgun sequence:
- the LOC128157029 gene encoding protein catecholamines up-like: MAAPGTRSQLGLFRLVIVSLWVFCLYFAIVSAHGHGHSHDHEPKEPASFRYSREANEADGKEGQGHGHAHGGHGHAHGGHGHAHGGHEHAHGGHGHAHGGHGHSHEGHGHGHSHEHAHSHGQPSGKSEFSVDNMDSVWTKGDTKSPVKEVNVWLCVQALVATLFISVSPIVILLFVPIENANDPKHKDLLKILLSFASGGLLGDAFLHLIPHAVSPHSHGGDDHGHSHSHGHSHGDHDHSHDMSVGLWVLAGIIAFLCVEKFVRIVKGGHGHSHGHSHSDASKKEGKKSDQKSEDTKDSKKENEEEKKKTDKEKEEKKEEKKESSDKEDSSKEDKTKKDTEKEEKKEKDTEKKDDKKSDKKEEKEEETEEDIKVAGYLNLAADFAHNFTDGLAIGASFLVGQGLGIITTATVFLHEIPHEIGDFAILVQSGCSKKKAMKLQFTTAIGAMMGTVCSLMAQGIGDAATAWILPFTAGGFIYIATVSVIPELLEDTKLGQSVKEIAALLVGVYMMVLIGQFE, encoded by the exons ATGGCTGCTCCCGGTACACGTTCTCAGTTGGGACTGTTTAGACTTGTGATTGTGTCCTTATGGgtgttttgtttgtattttgccATCGTGTCTGCTCATGGACATGGCCATAGTCACGATCACGAACCAAAGGAACCAGCTTCCTTCAGATATAGCAGGGAAGCCAACGAGGCAGATGGGAAAGAGGGCCAGGGACATGGTCACGCCCACGGGGGCCACGGGCACGCCCATGGGGGCCATGGACACGCTCATGGAGGTCACGAACATGCTCATGGAGGTCACGGACATGCTCACGGGGGTCATGGTCACTCACATGAAGGACATGGTCATGGCCATTCTCATGAACACGCTCACAGCCACGGACAGCCTTCTGGCAAGTCGGAGTTCTCCGTTGATAATATGGATTCAGTGTGGACAAAAGGGGATACTAAAAGTCCAGTTAAAGAAGTAAATGTTTGGCTGTGTGTTCAGGCCTTGGTTGCCACTCTTTTTATTAGTGTATCTCCTATTGTTATCTTGTTATTTGTTCCTATTGAAAACGCAAATGACCCAAAACACAAGGACTTGTTGAAAATCTTGTTGAGTTTTGCATCAGGTGGTCTGCTCGGTGATGCATTCCTTCACCTTATTCCACATGCTGTTTCTCCCCACAGTCACGGAGGGGATGATCATGGCCACTCTCATTCCCACGGTCACAGTCACGGGGACCATGATCATTCTCATGACATGTCCGTTGGCCTTTGGGTTCTGGCAGGAATCATTGCTTTCTTGTGTGTGGAGAAATTTGTTCGCATTGTGAAGGGAGGGCATGGACATTCACATGGTCACAGTCACAGTGATGCATCAAAGAAGGAAGGGAAAAAGTCTGACCAGAAATCAGAGGACACCAAAGACAGCAAAAAGGAAAACGAggaggaaaaaaagaaaactgataAAGAGAAGGAAGAAAAGAAGGAGGAAAAGAAAGAGTCATCAGACAAAGAAGACTCTTCTAAGGAagataaaacaaagaaagacacagaaaaagaggaaaagaaagaaaaagacacAGAAAAGAAAGATGATAAGAAATCAGATAAAAAGGAAGagaaagaagaagaaacagAAG AGGATATAAAAGTGGCAGGCTACCTGAATTTAGCAGCTGACTTTGCCCACAACTTCACAGATGGTCTTGCGATAGGAGCCTCCTTCCTGGTGGGTCAGGGGCTGGGTATCATCACCACGGCAACTGTGTTCCTACACGAGATTCCACATGAGATTGGAGACTTTGCCATCTTAGTGCAGTCAGGATGCTCAAAGAAAAAG GCCATGAAGCTACAGTTTACCACTGCCATTGGAGCCATGATGGGCACTGTCTGCAGTCTAATGGCCCAGGGAATTGGAGATGCTGCCACGGCCTGGATCCTTCCCTTCACCGCCGGGGGATTTATCTACATCGCCACCGTCTCCGTCATTCCAGAACTTCTGGAGGATACTAAACTAGGCCAGTCCGTGAAGGAAATAGCCGCCCTCTTAGTGGGGGTGTATATGATGGTTTTGATTGGTCAGTTTGAATGA